A part of Gemmatimonas groenlandica genomic DNA contains:
- a CDS encoding glycoside hydrolase family 2 TIM barrel-domain containing protein, whose product MRLMPKLAARSARVRRLSVLATLLVAVVAPATARAQMPRIEVRNDAAGSRIQVNGTDMLLRGVNWDYFPIGTNYSYSLWAQPDDVIKTALDREMGLLKVMGVNVIRQYNGVPPRWVKYIYEQHGIYTVLNHALGRYGTTINGVFQAQTVYSDPKVRRALTNEVLAIVEEFRGTPGVLMWLLGNENNYGLSWKSAATENLPAGERDAAKATYLYSLVGEVTRAIKAKDASRPVAFANGDLQYLDIIAKEAKGLDVFGTNVYRGASFRDLFDRVKASMGIPVMLTEFGADAWNARDMREDQLSQAKYLLAQWQEIYEQTAGHGRAGNAIGGFTFQWTDGWWKFGQELRLNEHDTNASWSNAAYGDDYAKGENNMNEEWWGIVAKGPADSKGQFPLYPRAAFYALQQAYQLDPYATSSSTAKIASHFAAISAADVELRARADRAALTGEGTSRVTVSGLRMELQTFNTGGSKISTPKVADAASTVYPSFQGFDRMESFYADITARPSESFSATLSLNVLGNVPGNPIDQIFYENRGRPRNVLTDGTPLRLNGIDRLAVYRASVSWDDRNFRLDGFYRTGHYHWGYEGDFFGLYREANYGKNIDIYNGNAPAGVEFTGKRKLAGLKLAFGPELWWGANPTAIAKYGRKVGETYITAMYQEDVAKLNASASNSSFAIPIPQTRRATLHLADTIAGFGVEAGGIWAGATRVGVPFQIVDYSGGTTRVLQDKIKDSDAFGGKARMTYSKGRYNWYAQGAIMGLVADGGPTSVQTFTGWSLKDTGLNNQWNTISGLSARFGAFEIAPNFLYQKPIVGPVPFDTPAPGRPRNVVDDPFAVRANRETYGAELLLTFDPTPATWMYAWDSDMREDARFAANVGYVYRRLPTTMDAAIGILGDGRTTFPFPGATPARTLYEVRSRIVSKVANDVRLIANLYTGTAEPNGNDPRLLHRSGVDVRMVKQHVKVMAAAKLNDWGPFDYHRDFNLTFPKQLLTDVSYSIGTPQWWDLPETKFGVRGTWRALDKYSPRFCPERVPDLTTGVPTCDPTAPAKNGSEWEIRTYLTVAW is encoded by the coding sequence ATGCGCCTAATGCCGAAGCTGGCTGCCCGCTCCGCGCGGGTCCGTCGCTTGTCCGTGCTCGCTACCCTGCTCGTTGCGGTGGTCGCGCCCGCAACCGCCCGCGCCCAGATGCCGCGCATCGAAGTCCGCAACGATGCCGCCGGCTCGCGCATCCAGGTGAATGGCACCGACATGCTGCTGCGCGGCGTGAACTGGGACTACTTCCCCATCGGCACCAACTACTCCTACAGCCTCTGGGCACAGCCGGACGACGTCATCAAGACGGCCCTCGATCGCGAGATGGGGTTGCTCAAGGTCATGGGCGTGAATGTCATCCGGCAGTACAACGGCGTGCCGCCGCGATGGGTCAAGTACATCTACGAGCAGCACGGCATCTACACGGTGCTCAATCACGCGCTCGGCCGGTACGGCACCACCATCAACGGCGTCTTTCAGGCGCAGACAGTCTACTCCGATCCAAAGGTGCGCCGCGCGCTCACCAACGAAGTGCTCGCCATCGTCGAGGAATTCCGCGGCACACCCGGCGTCCTCATGTGGCTGCTCGGCAACGAGAACAACTACGGACTCTCCTGGAAGTCCGCCGCTACCGAGAATCTCCCCGCCGGTGAGCGCGACGCGGCGAAGGCCACCTACCTGTATTCGCTCGTCGGCGAAGTCACGCGCGCCATCAAGGCCAAGGATGCCTCGCGCCCCGTCGCCTTCGCCAACGGCGATCTGCAGTACCTCGACATCATCGCCAAGGAAGCCAAGGGCCTCGATGTCTTCGGCACCAACGTGTACCGCGGTGCGTCATTCCGTGATCTGTTCGATCGCGTGAAAGCATCGATGGGCATTCCCGTCATGCTCACCGAGTTCGGCGCAGACGCGTGGAACGCGCGCGACATGCGCGAAGATCAGCTCTCGCAGGCCAAGTACCTCTTGGCGCAGTGGCAGGAGATCTACGAGCAGACGGCTGGACACGGACGCGCCGGCAATGCCATCGGTGGCTTCACCTTCCAGTGGACTGACGGCTGGTGGAAGTTCGGCCAGGAGCTCCGCCTCAACGAGCACGACACCAACGCCTCGTGGTCCAACGCCGCCTACGGTGATGACTACGCGAAGGGCGAGAACAACATGAACGAAGAGTGGTGGGGCATCGTCGCCAAGGGCCCGGCTGACTCCAAGGGACAGTTCCCGCTCTATCCGCGCGCGGCCTTCTACGCGCTGCAGCAGGCCTATCAGCTCGACCCGTACGCGACCTCCAGTAGCACGGCCAAGATCGCGTCGCACTTTGCCGCCATCAGTGCGGCCGATGTGGAGCTTCGCGCCCGCGCCGATCGCGCCGCGCTCACCGGTGAGGGCACCAGCCGCGTCACGGTGAGCGGCCTGCGCATGGAACTGCAGACGTTCAACACCGGCGGCTCCAAGATCAGCACGCCCAAGGTGGCCGACGCGGCCTCCACGGTGTATCCGTCGTTCCAGGGCTTCGATCGCATGGAGTCGTTCTACGCCGACATCACCGCGCGCCCCAGCGAATCCTTCTCGGCCACGTTGTCGCTCAATGTGCTCGGCAATGTCCCCGGCAATCCGATCGACCAGATTTTCTACGAGAATCGTGGCCGCCCGCGCAATGTGCTCACCGATGGTACACCACTTCGCCTGAACGGCATCGATCGACTTGCCGTGTATCGCGCCAGCGTGTCATGGGATGATCGTAACTTCCGGTTGGACGGATTCTATCGCACGGGCCACTACCACTGGGGTTACGAAGGCGACTTCTTCGGCCTCTATCGCGAAGCGAACTACGGTAAGAACATCGACATCTACAACGGCAACGCGCCCGCGGGTGTCGAGTTCACGGGCAAGCGCAAGCTGGCCGGCCTGAAGCTCGCTTTCGGTCCCGAGCTCTGGTGGGGTGCCAATCCCACGGCGATCGCGAAATACGGCCGTAAGGTCGGCGAGACGTACATCACGGCGATGTACCAGGAAGACGTCGCGAAGCTGAATGCGTCGGCCAGCAATAGCTCGTTCGCCATCCCGATTCCCCAAACGCGCCGCGCCACGCTGCATCTCGCCGACACCATCGCCGGTTTCGGTGTGGAAGCCGGTGGTATCTGGGCCGGTGCCACGCGCGTCGGCGTGCCGTTTCAGATCGTCGACTACTCTGGTGGCACGACGCGTGTGCTTCAGGACAAGATCAAGGACAGCGACGCCTTCGGTGGCAAGGCGCGCATGACGTACTCGAAGGGCCGCTATAACTGGTACGCCCAGGGCGCCATCATGGGTCTCGTGGCAGACGGCGGTCCGACCTCGGTGCAGACGTTCACTGGCTGGAGCCTCAAGGACACAGGGCTCAACAATCAGTGGAACACGATCTCCGGTCTCTCGGCGCGCTTCGGCGCATTCGAAATCGCCCCGAACTTCCTGTATCAGAAGCCGATCGTCGGTCCCGTGCCGTTCGACACGCCGGCGCCCGGGCGTCCGCGCAATGTGGTCGATGATCCGTTTGCCGTACGCGCCAATCGCGAAACGTACGGCGCCGAACTGCTGCTCACGTTCGACCCGACGCCAGCCACGTGGATGTACGCGTGGGACAGCGACATGCGGGAAGACGCGCGCTTCGCCGCGAATGTGGGCTACGTGTACCGTCGCCTGCCCACCACGATGGACGCCGCGATCGGTATCCTCGGCGACGGCCGCACCACGTTTCCGTTCCCCGGCGCAACGCCGGCGCGCACCCTCTACGAAGTGCGCTCGCGCATCGTGTCCAAGGTGGCGAACGACGTCCGCCTGATCGCCAACCTCTACACCGGTACCGCCGAGCCGAACGGCAACGATCCGCGCTTGCTGCATCGCTCCGGTGTGGATGTGCGCATGGTCAAGCAGCACGTGAAGGTGATGGCCGCTGCGAAGCTCAACGACTGGGGTCCGTTCGACTACCATCGTGACTTCAACCTGACGTTCCCGAAGCAGTTGCTCACCGACGTGTCGTACTCCATCGGCACGCCGCAGTGGTGGGACTTGCCGGAAACGAAGTTTGGCGTGCGCGGTACCTGGCGCGCCCTCGACAAGTACTCGCCGCGCTTCTGCCCGGAGCGGGTGCCCGATCTGACCACCGGCGTTCCCACCTGCGATCCCACCGCACCGGCGAAGAACGGCTCGGAGTGGGAAATCCGGACCTATCTCACCGTGGCCTGGTAG
- a CDS encoding glycoside hydrolase family 3 N-terminal domain-containing protein, giving the protein MSTPLSVEARIRDLLAQLSIEEKIGQLQQVQGGGGQVSDDLAQAIRDGRVGSVINEVHVDTVNALQHIAVRESRHGIPLLIGRDVIHGFATVFPIPLGQASSWNPDAVERGARVAATEAAACGVNWTFAPMIDIGRDPRWGRVAEGFGEDPYLTGVLAAASVRGYQGADLTAPDAIAACAKHFVGYGASESGRDYNTTNIAPRELRDVHLPPFEAAVQAGVASIMTSFSDIDGIPASANGPLLTGILREQWGFDGLVVSDWDSIRQLAIHGLTADDRGSAQEAAIAGVDMEMASTTYADHLADLVRDGLVPVERLDAMVANVLRMKLRLGLFERAMTDPSTFPVAGNVEHLQAAREVAQESIVLLRNSMHDGEYLLPLAAGALTRLAVIGPLADDPYEQLGTWIFDGDAQHSRTVLGALREALPDSVQIEVAQGVPNTRSQDTSGFDDAVRAAANADVALLVLGEESILSGEAHCRADIALPGAQEALVEAIVATGTPVVLVVMAGRALALERVAHRVHALLYAWHPGSMGGAAIVDLLFGAASPSARLPVTLPRATGQIPIYYAHKNTGKPATPETVVSMHDIHPRAPQLSVGNTSFHLDVDPSPLYPFGFGLTYTYVEYEAPSLRLAEVSLDGTVEISATLTNRGARAADEVVQLYVRDLVGSATRPVKELKGFQRVHLAAGERRTVRFSLPVAQLAFHGCDLQRAVEPGRFHAWIAPNAGTTTSVEFSVRS; this is encoded by the coding sequence GTGTCCACACCGCTGTCCGTCGAAGCACGCATCCGCGATCTGCTCGCGCAGCTGTCCATCGAAGAAAAGATCGGACAGCTGCAGCAGGTGCAGGGCGGTGGCGGGCAGGTGTCGGACGACCTCGCGCAGGCCATTCGTGATGGGCGCGTCGGGTCGGTCATCAACGAGGTACACGTCGATACGGTGAACGCACTGCAGCACATCGCGGTGCGCGAATCGCGCCACGGCATCCCCTTGCTGATCGGACGCGATGTGATCCATGGCTTCGCCACCGTGTTTCCCATTCCGCTGGGGCAGGCGTCCAGCTGGAATCCCGACGCCGTCGAGCGCGGTGCGCGCGTGGCCGCCACGGAAGCGGCGGCCTGTGGCGTGAATTGGACGTTCGCGCCGATGATCGACATCGGTCGCGATCCGCGTTGGGGGCGCGTCGCGGAAGGGTTCGGCGAAGATCCCTATCTCACCGGCGTGCTCGCGGCGGCATCGGTGCGCGGCTATCAGGGTGCCGACCTTACCGCACCGGACGCCATCGCCGCGTGCGCCAAGCACTTCGTCGGCTATGGCGCCAGCGAGAGTGGCCGAGACTACAACACCACGAACATCGCGCCGCGCGAGCTGCGCGATGTGCACTTGCCCCCGTTCGAGGCGGCCGTGCAGGCGGGCGTGGCGTCGATCATGACGTCCTTCAGCGACATCGACGGCATTCCGGCCAGCGCGAATGGACCGTTGCTCACCGGTATTCTGCGAGAGCAATGGGGCTTCGATGGCCTCGTCGTCAGCGACTGGGACTCGATTCGCCAGCTCGCCATCCATGGCCTGACTGCCGACGATCGCGGCTCGGCGCAGGAAGCGGCTATCGCCGGCGTCGACATGGAGATGGCCAGCACGACCTACGCCGACCATCTCGCCGATCTGGTACGCGATGGACTCGTGCCCGTCGAGCGGCTCGATGCGATGGTGGCCAACGTGCTGCGCATGAAGCTGCGGCTCGGTCTCTTCGAGCGCGCGATGACCGACCCGAGCACATTCCCGGTCGCCGGGAACGTCGAGCATTTACAGGCGGCGCGCGAAGTGGCGCAGGAAAGCATCGTCCTGCTCCGCAATTCCATGCACGACGGCGAGTATCTGCTGCCGCTCGCCGCCGGCGCACTCACTCGTCTCGCCGTAATCGGACCGCTCGCCGATGACCCATACGAGCAGCTCGGCACCTGGATCTTCGACGGCGACGCCCAGCACAGCCGCACGGTGCTCGGCGCGCTGCGGGAGGCGCTGCCCGACTCCGTGCAGATCGAGGTCGCGCAGGGTGTCCCCAACACGCGAAGTCAGGACACGAGTGGCTTCGACGACGCCGTGCGCGCCGCGGCCAACGCCGACGTCGCGCTGCTCGTGCTCGGCGAAGAATCGATCCTCTCGGGCGAAGCACACTGTCGGGCTGACATCGCCCTTCCCGGAGCCCAGGAAGCGCTGGTAGAGGCCATTGTGGCCACAGGAACGCCCGTCGTGCTCGTGGTCATGGCCGGTCGCGCGCTGGCGCTCGAGCGCGTGGCGCATCGGGTGCACGCGCTGCTGTACGCTTGGCATCCGGGTTCGATGGGTGGGGCCGCCATCGTGGATCTGCTCTTTGGTGCCGCGTCGCCGTCGGCTCGCCTACCAGTCACGCTGCCGCGCGCGACGGGTCAGATCCCGATCTACTACGCGCACAAGAATACGGGAAAGCCGGCCACACCCGAGACGGTCGTGTCGATGCATGACATCCATCCGCGCGCCCCGCAGCTGTCGGTTGGCAACACCTCCTTCCATCTCGATGTCGATCCGTCGCCCCTGTATCCGTTCGGCTTCGGACTCACGTATACCTATGTCGAGTACGAGGCGCCGTCTCTGCGCCTCGCCGAGGTGTCGCTCGATGGCACCGTCGAGATCAGTGCCACGCTCACGAATCGCGGCGCCCGCGCCGCCGACGAGGTCGTGCAGTTGTATGTGCGCGATCTCGTCGGCAGTGCCACGCGCCCCGTGAAAGAGCTCAAGGGCTTCCAGCGCGTGCACCTCGCCGCAGGAGAGCGCCGAACCGTGCGCTTCTCGTTGCCGGTCGCACAGCTCGCCTTTCACGGCTGCGATCTCCAGCGCGCCGTCGAGCCCGGACGTTTTCATGCATGGATCGCTCCGAACGCTGGCACCACGACCTCCGTAGAATTCTCCGTCCGTTCCTGA
- the hslU gene encoding ATP-dependent protease ATPase subunit HslU: MPSPRTQQAIARLADLTPRQIVAELDRYIVGQADAKKSVAIALRNRWRRQRAPEAIREEISPNNIILIGPTGVGKTEIARRLAKLSGAPFAKVEASKFTEVGYVGRDVESMVRDLIESAIDMVRTERESEVEDLANEKVDDRLLDLLLPVPPVATGDAPEVKAEHDAALERHKRTRDKLRLLLLDGQLDGREVELEVTQSGPGMPGMATPGGNEGMESMAEWFRDMMPKKKKRRTVKVSEARRILLDEELEKLIDLDDITDDALERTEAMGIIFLDEIDKIAGERGQGGGPDVSREGVQRDLLPIVEGSNVQTKYGMVKTDHILFIAAGAFHVSKPSDLIPELQGRFPIRVELKPLTEQDFVRIMTEPENALTKQYAALVEADGASLEFKDDGIAELARVATRVNERMENIGARRLHTVMTTLLEDVLFDLPDRGKDAVVVDAAMVRERLKSISEDEDLRKYIL, from the coding sequence ATGCCCTCTCCTCGCACTCAACAGGCGATCGCTCGGCTCGCCGACCTCACGCCTCGGCAGATCGTGGCGGAGCTCGATCGCTACATCGTCGGCCAGGCCGACGCCAAGAAATCGGTGGCCATTGCGCTGCGCAATCGCTGGCGTCGGCAACGCGCTCCGGAAGCGATCCGTGAGGAGATCTCGCCCAACAACATCATCCTCATCGGCCCTACGGGCGTGGGCAAGACCGAGATCGCGCGGCGTCTGGCCAAGCTGTCGGGGGCGCCGTTCGCCAAGGTGGAGGCCTCGAAGTTCACCGAGGTCGGCTACGTTGGGCGTGACGTGGAGTCGATGGTGCGCGACCTTATCGAAAGCGCGATCGACATGGTGCGCACCGAGCGTGAGTCGGAAGTCGAAGATCTCGCCAACGAGAAGGTCGACGATCGCCTGCTCGACTTGCTGCTGCCGGTGCCGCCGGTCGCCACCGGTGATGCGCCGGAGGTGAAGGCCGAGCACGATGCGGCCCTGGAGCGCCACAAGCGCACGCGCGACAAACTGCGTCTGCTGCTGCTGGACGGTCAGCTCGACGGCCGTGAGGTCGAACTCGAGGTTACGCAGTCGGGTCCGGGCATGCCCGGCATGGCGACCCCGGGCGGCAACGAGGGCATGGAGAGCATGGCGGAGTGGTTCCGCGACATGATGCCGAAGAAGAAGAAGCGCCGCACGGTGAAGGTGAGCGAGGCGCGGCGCATTCTGCTAGATGAAGAACTCGAGAAGCTGATCGACCTCGATGACATCACCGACGATGCGCTCGAACGCACCGAAGCGATGGGGATCATCTTTCTTGACGAAATTGACAAGATCGCAGGCGAGCGGGGGCAGGGTGGTGGTCCCGACGTGTCACGCGAAGGCGTGCAGCGCGATCTGTTGCCGATCGTGGAAGGGTCGAACGTGCAGACGAAGTACGGGATGGTGAAGACTGATCACATCCTGTTCATCGCCGCCGGCGCCTTTCACGTGTCGAAGCCCAGCGATCTCATTCCGGAACTGCAGGGCCGCTTCCCGATTCGCGTGGAGCTCAAGCCGCTCACCGAACAGGACTTCGTGCGCATCATGACGGAGCCCGAGAACGCGCTCACCAAGCAGTATGCGGCCCTGGTCGAAGCCGACGGCGCGTCGCTGGAATTCAAGGACGACGGCATCGCCGAGCTGGCGCGGGTGGCCACACGGGTGAACGAGCGCATGGAGAACATCGGCGCGCGCCGGTTGCACACCGTGATGACGACACTGCTGGAAGACGTGCTGTTCGACCTGCCGGACCGCGGGAAGGACGCCGTGGTGGTGGACGCGGCGATGGTGCGGGAGCGGCTGAAGTCGATCAGTGAGGATGAGGATTTGCGGAAGTACATCCTCTAG